In one window of Candidatus Poribacteria bacterium DNA:
- a CDS encoding GNAT family N-acetyltransferase: protein MLVGEKVRLRALERTDIPRLVKWLNDPEVKRYLRMYWPMSQAEEEIWFERQLSNPNARIFAIEAEDGTHIGNISLDEIDWKNRKAIMGIIIGERDYWDQGYGSDAVKTLLSFAFHELNLNRIELSVYDFNPRAIRCYEKCGFVIEGRLRQSIFRNGRYHDELKMAILREEWRCQKG, encoded by the coding sequence ATGCTGGTTGGGGAGAAGGTGCGCCTGCGGGCGCTTGAACGGACCGATATCCCACGCCTCGTCAAATGGCTTAACGACCCGGAGGTGAAGCGGTACCTGAGAATGTACTGGCCTATGTCCCAGGCCGAGGAGGAGATCTGGTTCGAAAGACAACTCAGCAATCCAAACGCCCGTATCTTCGCCATCGAGGCCGAGGACGGAACCCATATAGGGAATATAAGCCTGGATGAGATCGACTGGAAAAACCGGAAGGCCATTATGGGCATAATCATAGGCGAGAGGGATTACTGGGATCAGGGCTACGGCTCGGATGCCGTTAAAACCCTGCTCTCCTTCGCCTTTCATGAGCTTAACCTGAACAGAATTGAGCTCTCGGTCTACGATTTCAATCCCCGCGCCATACGATGTTATGAGAAATGCGGCTTTGTGATCGAAGGGCGACTACGACAATCCATCTTCCGTAACGGGCGTTATCATGATGAGCTTAAGATGGCCATACTGAGGGAGGAATGGAGATGTCAAAAAGGATGA